From Anopheles funestus chromosome 3RL, idAnoFuneDA-416_04, whole genome shotgun sequence, a single genomic window includes:
- the LOC125767522 gene encoding uncharacterized protein LOC125767522 isoform X3 gives MLQPLLWNDFHSTVVITNTHKSCLQKQPSCPYHRSWRTALEPKVRFTGSPACGTSLNGAKDARPKAFSNRLRICRLMYKPLPHGSCKLDPRHYRNRRLALTKKRAIKLTQTFAARRAIPQYFQKRIKHKLLARKSALPDNCSTKGAPSVCESSVANGEEILDASPLETQEIVLCDSNIPTKEADSNTLETHIDTDSSKAPTVVSPTRPSLDRVDAVKTIKEYYSIQCAIRLLLSMLQERMEEVETMQKTLIPASREQAVDKAAPVIVNDVETNVDRSTENDTKVKEVVVKNEPNRTPERIIKDFDPDKENNVPFASTVESMSPATVALNRVNSTPSKEEAKEDIKPYSFLESSKSDILDPSYTCDIELEPLENRKNLSIVDSLLNKFNLSPPVKATVPSSFSDNSMDAIDGRRSLRDRTKIAARPKYSEIPEESRKMRVSKVFGKLHKTLNIDLDCTNSNSSTEFYGFDEGEVVKLDKPSLPGLLPTPIVRKSQPFAPFLTYGSSIEAEQTKSENETRSDLFREEGLISFGSVPPRLECPQRPNDMVRPRTVAQKRILVQRENDIRYVMIDNESKIFHFLEKRSRNIDATLDFCRMKELQDQQIPFTHSTWRALAWLRTEKGHYYFQTMNIDNRTIRLSGCRGNHKLKSLSKSSLYSSPVIASRGHRYHYVSNCHCPPHPEGLILNISQGDAVNRKKKENEQSEQRMLPYDNSKYLYRGSSTNTGYQSKRSYPGTKPGPLSSKCLQPSLDEDPCLGPLEVFKMPKVELEVFPKINRPLDGYVKPYLKMILPHDDITENWARFAVSTLTAPKEETNEDKTLADENEERSFIFEVPYANDQRRILIRRRLLACPGAPINVDVGRFTKLMDEKLTFRKSIDEALERGERDQIDPDELVCADMLSAITDSVAIALAEDVFVKDDPDIEYVKKKDDFRAYHEQKSIPIKIETTEHGADVKTTSSNPSPQSAVTPNDVTSDADAMAAANGNGSECSKTIDPAKAKLLREMKRLNATIIEGPSEPTQSPSEPCRQQRCDPIYCSKGCLCDVLLSSQSVSVANIHRRQHCGQIDCVFGCTCGFAESSNITHHTKVEHAEDEDGETALSRAEQRYLREKATARLAKEEREFTPTVILTKNTTVLVQNKESECRRLKKKPKKYDDYYNDQSVQYLLNGGSVKDVSGYISKPPPNAKPLPEDERMRHAHVLLNKLPQLADIEPLCMVHDLYRCFCGGKATQGKPFSFTEDHCITIAPKSSGSDVSPSVNTSFEVTPSGRMTKVGSQTSAKTRTKDQEMAESTINGVSALVNVRKRLYSFEKPQGDRSEGKVMKTFQGPSHRRRRDSSEESYKPPYERKVAKKNSKTTTNDTPSGSYDGTIRARRASVAPGHIYARRESTMPRPTQPVAVVNKQLTLAMRRASVASPHLMLQKEYLQRSAKPANASSRRSEASEQNTADNSLYTIIKPTKANGSSKINNLILKRVTSQTAISEPTTAKQTTSMTKTASPIKTQSKKLNPSQDSVRTKQMSVRELRHLMVREFNESIAEEKNAPVANSSNIAVRVVNILLVDSEENIDNEPRLNIISEGTKKLVISGKRRTFVENIEFKNGYPPARTIQYRNRAVYVVQIATEDAVSETKSIKMSNYKTLRQHADSEDYSSSGSSPLNNASSRNHLKQFNIASTKSKPGQSLEGDGTTVEKTDRLLCSLMHHINELLRRENLDISPGKKGILHICRWKQLLSSFALGEIDVLDLKLTNGTEMTVITKNPSERQLIPNVKYQLSANRLTIDKMINFEQPSLLMKMIVCQVDNVKMNNLALVLYGNQNFWHFCGFLKANEKVFRSDSNVLSNPSKLASAKIKMRLKEYYKKMSPEVNKTVGTSVQNKLSTSPATVTSQSNKQTPSTVSLSTQSNIEILRKGHHQVHFPLGLLPGLPNNANGDSCRWMRLKIENDFSHMYLQSWQCCITYGTIKKAIYDSNRFSKPICLETPVPRDQLKTQLLPYVYALPKEGHALFLGPYKTTETKVDVILCQSVRDSLYEREVYERLQGIKPNSNTKRTSGWWVDAITSRVASVDMRGILTKVDAKKTNVPVASTAQRSLLKRNNISMAATSARSNETINMVKSAEKNRLDEVRSHDDSDSDDVVVLESNSNDDGTILSAKDTVMQVSTAINGQPPRKGFSVEHNAVDLLKLVQGTMRQNQQKKREIALSLELQRAATKTAQPSLGVNGLNEQSRKRSSTGEGSSGVDFVLPTKVPRRSAHFMENTSAKNQQQQHFSITSATSIMPNSTIASNAIRRQSVSGPQLLKTASRNSGTISITPLKTPETTVPVKVVQNTVRSSHTSNSQQPPERRMMPSSTIQSNSFRRLSLSDPQLMNIGTTITRNSGTLTITAVKSPETTTIQEKMTQNPARPSHTLNSQGSTQRNVSGRKITLPVKTNESTARAPIPRSRLNSVAVERFNRTPPTMLQVDEHEDDVVLLDDDDDDDEVDNGTAKTSSSTEIVPRLIHTASSVLSGIGAQAPGQKTLLSKEQLRLISRKLDLKKTGQQDGYNYNSAEGVLKISRSLLNTLQRDGILNQSVGNDLSSNGNVTAGSNSRSVSATSAVAANPSTAIAMPRMKVVPRVSTVSANRPSSNSGGTDISITAQSGTSGTNTGINLKYLSEEQKDRKILLQPHTRGVLESKIPGLGLVEAVRFNNQEVIINLKELTIKKQLVSVPNLEAAVTLLNQFIQRNTYAFKPLNLTIKWQFKERIIPLKPEEKLTNIISQCCIITPYGLVNLFKLEQIEMLGHTAPTLLDDVLILKLSVLCLDKKTYDEEKCYEYEDKIYEKALETIKSLEKKRSHLVRQVGNLGQLVKANKRKLRDLKQASTSTEPNHAATGGSQESVIVIDDD, from the exons ATGTTACAGCCATTGCTGTGGAATG ACTTTCATTCTACTGTGGTTATCACAAATACGCACAAATCCTGTCTCCAGAAGCAACCGAGTTGCCCATATCACAGAAGCTGGAGGACAGCACTGGAACCGAAAGTGCGTTTCACCGGATCACCGGCTTGCGGTACATCACTAAACGGCGCTAAGGACGCTCGTCCTAAAGCGTTTTCGAATCGGTTGCGTATTTGCCGTTTGATGTATAAGCCACTGCCACACGGTAGTTGCAAATTGGATCCGCGCCATTATCGAAATCGTCGACTGGCGCTGACCAAAAAAAGGGCCATAAAATTAACGCAAACGTTTGCGGCTCGTCGTGCCATACCACAGTACTTTCAGAAGCGCATAAAGCATAAATTGCTTGCAAGGAAAAGTGCTTTGCCGGACAACTGTTCGACCAAAGGTGCTCCATCCGTTTGTGAATCGTCTGTTGCAAACGGAGAGGAAATCTTAGACGCTTCACCTCTTGAAACACAGGAAATAGTACTGTGTGACTCCAACATTCCAACAAAGGAAGCAGATTCGAATACTCTCGAAACACATATCGATACGGATAGCAGTAAAGCTCCTACTGTTGTTTCGCCTACGCGACCATCGCTAGATCGAGTGGACGCAGTCAAGACCATCAAGGAATACTACTCAATACAGTGCGCCATCAGGTTACTTCTTTCAATGTTGCAAGAACGGATGGAGGAGGTAGAAACAATGCAGAAGACACTCATTCCCGCCTCCAGGGAACAAGCGGTAGATAAGGCCGCACCCGTGATTGTCAACGATGTTGAAACCAACGTCGACCGTTCGACcgaaaatgatacaaaagtGAAGGAAGTTGTGGTAAAGAACGAACCCAATAGAACACCTGAACGTATCATTAAGGATTTCGATCCGGACAAAGAAAATAATGTTCCTTTTGCAAGTACGGTGGAGTCAATGTCTCCGGCAACGGTTGCCTTAAACCGCGTTAACAGCACACCGTCGAAAGAGGAAGCCAAAGAGGATATCAAACCGTATAGCTTTCTCGAATCATCCAAGTCAGACATTCTCGACCCATCGTACACCTGCGATATTGAGCTGGAACCACTGGAAAATCGCAAAAATCTCTCCATCGTAGATTCACTGCTGAACAAATTCAATCTTTCGCCTCCAGTAAAGGCTACAGTACCATCCTCCTTTTCCGACAACAGCATGGATGCTATCGATGGGCGCCGTAGCTTGCGAGATCGTACCAAAATTGCCGCCCGACCAAAGTACAGCGAAATTCCGGAGGAATCGCGCAAGATGCGTGTTTCGAAGGTGTTCGGGAAGCTGCACAAAACGCTCAACATTGATCTCGACTGCACAAACTCAAACTCGTCGACAGAGTTCTATGGGTTCGATGAGGGTGAGGTGGTTAAGCTGGATAAGCCGAGCCTTCCCGGGCTGTTGCCTACACCGATTGTTAGGAAATCGCAGCCATTCGCACCATTCCTTACCTACGGCAGCAGTATTGAAGCAGAGCAGACGAAAAGTGAAAACGAGACGCGAAGTGATCTATTCCGTGAAGAAGGTCTTATATCGTTCGGTTCGGTACCACCACGGCTAGAGTGCCCCCAGCGGCCAAACGATATGGTTAGGCCGCGAACAGTTGCACAGAAGCGCATTCTTGTACAACGGGAAAACGATATCCGATATGTGATGATCGATAATGAATCAaaaatcttccattttttggaaaagcgCAGCAGGAACATTGATGCAACGCTCGATTTCTGTCGCATGAAAGAGCTGCAAGATCAGCAGATTCCATTCACCCACAGTACCTGGCGAGCGTTGGCGTGGTTGCGAACGGAAAAAGGACACTACTATTTCCAAACGATGAATATCGACAATCGGACGATAAGGCTGTCCGGGTGCCGAGGCAATCATAAATTGAAATCTCTTTCAAAAAGCTCACTGTACTCTAGTCCGGTAATAGCGTCCCGTGGCCATCGTTACCATTACGTAAGCAACTGTCACTGTCCGCCTCATCCAGAGGGACTAATATTAAATATCTCACAAGGCGATGCCGTCAatcggaagaaaaaagaaaacgaacaaTCTGAGCAGAGAATGCTACCGTATGACAATAGCAAATATCTGTATCGCGGCTCGTCAACCAATACCGGATACCAAAGCAAACGTTCCTATCCGGGCACTAAACCAGGCCCTTTGTCCTCAAAATGTCTGCAACCTTCGCTGGATGAAGATCCATGTCTTGGACCGTTGGAGGTTTTTAAAATGCCAAAGGTGGAGCTTGAGGTATTTCCAAAAATCAATCGCCCGTTAGATGGCTACGTGAAACCGTATCTGAAGATGATTCTCCCCCATGACGACATAACTGAAAACTGGGCACGATTTGCCGTCTCTACCTTAACTGCTCCAAAAGAGGAGACGAATGAGGATAAAACGTTAGCGGATGAAAACGAAGAGCGATCATTCATTTTTGAAGTACCATACGCTAACGATCAGCGCCGGATATTGATAAGACGCCGGCTTCTGGCGTGCCCCGGTGCACCGATAAACGTCGATGTCGGACGCTTCACGAAACTTATGGAcgaaaaactaacttttcggaAATCGATCGACGAAGCTCTAGAGCGAGGTGAACGGGATCAAATTGATCCGGATGAGTTGGTGTGTGCAGATATGCTTAGCGCTATCACGGACTCGGTGGCTATTGCCCTAGCAGAGGATGTGTTCGTGAAGGACGATCCCGATATCGAATACGTGAAAAAGAAAGATGATTTCCGTGCGTATCATGAGCAGAAGAGTATACcgataaaaattgaaacaacgGAGCATGGAGCTGATGTGAAGACCACCAGTAGTAATCCGTCGCCCCAATCAGCTGTCACACCCAACGATGTTACTTCGGATGCAGACGCTATGGCTGCTGCCAATGGTAATGGGTCCGAATGCAGTAAAACGATCGATCCTGCAAAAGCGAAACTACT CCGAGAAATGAAACGTCTCAACGCAACGATTATCGAAGGACCAAGCGAGCCAACGCAGAGTCCTTCCGAACCTTGCCGGCAACAGCGGTGCGATCCAATATACTGTTCCAAAGGTTGTCTTTGTGATGTGCTGTTAAGTTCGCAGTCCGTATCGGTGGCCAATATTCATCGTAGGCAACATTGTGGACAGATTGACTGCGTATTCGGGTGTACGTGTGGTTTCGCAGAATCATCCAACATAACTCATCACACCAAG GTGGAGCACGCAGAAGATGAAGATGGTGAAACAGCCTTATCCAGAGCGGAACAGAGATACCTTCGGGAGAAAGCTACAGCACGCCTGGCGAAGGAAGAACGTGAATTTACACCGACCGTGATACTGACGAAAAACACAACGGTGCTGGTGCAAAATAAGGAATCCGAATGCCGaaggttgaagaaaaaaccgaaaaaatatGACGATTACTACAACGACCAGAGCGTCCAGTATCTGCTGAACGGTGGCAGTGTGAAGGATGTGTCAGGGTACATCAGTAAACCTCCACCAAACGCAAAACCCTTGCCGGAGGATGAAAGAATGCGACATGCGCACGTCTTACTGAACAAACTTCCGCAGCTGGCCGATATCGAACCGCTATGTATGGTTCATGATCTTTATCGATGCTTTTGTGGTGGTAAGGCCACCCAAGGTAAACCGTTCTCGTTTACTGAAGATCACTGCATTACAATTGCGCCAAAATCATCCGGATCCGATGTGTCCCCGTCGGTGAACACTTCCTTCGAGGTGACACCAAGTGGTCGCATGACAAAAGTTGGTAGTCAAACATCGGCAAAAACTCGTACCAAGGACCAGGAGATGGCAGAATCCACTATAAACGGTGTGTCTGCGTTGGTGAATGTTCGAAAACGATTGTATTCCTTTGAAAAACCTCAAGGCGATCGTAGTGAAGGGAAGGTAATGAAAACTTTCCAAGGACCGAGCCACCGTAGACGGCGTGATAGTTCGGAAGAATCGTATAAACCACCGTACGAGCGTAAAGTGGCAAAGAAGAActccaaaacaacaacgaacgaTACTCCATCGGGTTCATACGATGGCACTATCCGTGCACGGCGTGCTTCGGTCGCGCCAGGCCATATATATGCCCGGCGTGAGTCGACCATGCCGCGACCAACGCAACCAGTTGCTGTTGTAAATAAGCAACTTACCTTAGCCATGAGACGAGCATCGGTAGCATCCCCTCACTTAATGCTGCAGAAGGAGTACTTACAAAGATCAGCAAAACCTGCTAATGCTTCATCTCGTCGAAGCGAAGCGTCCGAACAAAACACTGCGGACAATTCACTATACACCATCATTAAACCAACCAAAGCTAATGGCTCGTCCAAAATCAATAACCTCATCTTGAAACGCGTCACTTCACAAACGGCGATCTCCGAACCGACaactgcaaaacaaaccacGTCGATGACTAAAACTGCGTCGCCCATCAAAACTCAgagcaaaaaattaaacccatCCCAGGATTCTGTTCGTACCAAACAGATGTCAGTACGTGAACTCAGACACCTAATGGTGAGAGAATTCAATGAATCAATTGCAGAGGAAAAGAACGCACCTGTAGCTAACAGTAGCAATATAGCGGTACGTGTTGTAAACATTTTACTGGTCGATAGCGAAGAAAACATTGACAATGAACCTCGGCTAAACATCATTTCCGAAGGTACGAAGAAACTAGTAATCAGTGGCAAACGCAGAACGTTTGTTGAGAACATAGAATTCAAGAATGGTTATCCACCTGCACGGACCATACAATACAGGAATCGTGCAGTTTATGTAGTACAAATAGCAACGGAAGATGCTGTGTCGGAAACGAAATCcataaaaatgtcaaattataaaacactACGGCAGCACGCGGATTCGGAAGACTATAGCAGCAGCGGTAGCAGTCCGCTCAATAACGCTTCATCCCGGAATCATCTCAAACAGTTTAATATTGCATCAACAAAGAGCAAACCGGGTCAATCGCTAGAAGGTGACGGTACTACAGTGGAAAAAACGGACCGTCTCCTGTGTTCGCTGATGCATCATATTAACGAGTTGCTTCGGCGCGAGAACCTCGACATCAGTCCGGGCAAGAAAGGCATCCTGCATATCTGCCGCTGGAAGCAGTTGCTTAGCTCGTTCGCGCTCGGGGAGATTGACGTACTGGACCTAAAGCTTACGAACGGAACCGAAATGACGGTCATCACTAAAAATCCGTCCGAACGCCAGCTGATACCGAATGTGAAGTATCAGCTCAGTGCGAATCGACTTACGATCGATAAAATGATCAACTTCGAGCAACCGTCGCTGCTGATGAAAATGATCGTCTGTCAGGTTGACAATGTGAAAATGAATAATCTTGCACTGGTGCTGTACGGTAATCAAAATTTCTGGCACTTTTGCGGTTTTCTAAAGGCAAACGAAAAGGTCTTCAGGTCCGATTCAAACGTACTGTCGAATCCATCGAAATTAGCTAGTGCAAAGATAAAAATGCGTCTAAAGGAATACTACAAGAAAATGTCCCCGGAGGTGAATAAAACGGTCGGCACCAGCGTCCAAAACAAGCTTTCAACATCACCCGCCACGGTCACATcgcaaagcaacaaacagaCGCCATCCACAGTTTCACTCAGCACGCAATCTAACATTGAAATCTTACGCAAAGGCCATCATCAGGTGCACTTTCCTTTGGGTTTGCTGCCAGGTTTACCGAACAATGCGAATGGCGATAGCTGTCGCTGGATGCGGTTGAAAATCGAAAACGATTTTAGCCACATGTACCTACAGAGTTGGCAATGCTGTATCACGTACGGTACGATAAAGAAGGCTATATATGATTCAAATCGATTTTCCAAACCGATTTGTCTGGAGACACCGGTACCGAGGGATCAGCTTAAGACGCAGTTGCTACCATACGTTTACGCGCTGCCTAAGGAGGGCCATGCGCTTTTCCTCGGCCCGTACAAGACCACGGAGACAAAGGTTGATGTGATTCTTTGCCAGAGTGTGAGGGATAGCTTGTACGAAAGGGAAGTGTACGAGCGGCTGCAGGGTATTAAGCCGAATTCTAACACAAAAAGAACCTCAGGATGGTGGGTGGATGCAATAACTTCACGGGTGGCTTCTGTGGACATGCGGGGCATACTTACAAAAGTGGATGCCAAGAAAACTAATGTCCCGGTTGCGTCAACTGCGCAACGATCTCTGCTCAAACGTAATAACATTTCAATGGCAGCAACCAGTGCCAGGTCTAACGAAACAATTAACATGGTCAAATCGGCCGAGAAAAATAGACTGGATGAAGTCAGAAGTCACGACGACTCGGACAGTGATGATGTGGTTGTGCTGGAATCCAATTCAAATGACGATGGTACAATACTGTCAGCCAAGGACACGGTGATGCAGGTAAGTACCGCTATAAATGGGCAGCCTCCGCGCAAAGGGTTCTCCGTGGAGCATAATGCAGTCGATTTGTTAAAGTTAGTGCAAGGAACAATGAGACAAAACCAGCAGAAAAAACGCGAAATAGCATTAAGCCTAGAGCTACAACGGGCTGCGACAAAAACTGCTCAACCATCATTAGGCGTTAATGGTCTTAACGAACAAAGCAGAAAGCGCAGTTCAACCGGAGAAGGATCGTCTGGAGTGGATTTTGTGTTACCTACCAAAGTTCCTCGTCGTTCCGCTCATTTCATGGAAAACACTTCTGCCaaaaaccaacagcaacagcatttCTCCATAACGAGCGCGACTAGTATAATGCCGAATAGTACAATTGCGAGCAACGCCATTAGGCGACAATCGGTGTCGGGTCCACAGCTATTGAAAACAGCTTCTCGCAATAGTGGTACCATTTCAATCACTCCTTTGAAAACTCCGGAAACAACGGTTCCAGTGAAGGTGGTTCAAAATACAGTTCGATCATCTCACACATCGAACAGCCAGCAGCCGCCGGAGCGGAGAATGATGCCTAGCAGTACAATCCAGAGCAATAGCTTCAGGCGCCTATCGTTATCGGACCCACAGTTAATGAACATCGGCACAACTATAACTCGCAACAGTGGTACTCTCACAATCACTGCGGTAAAGTCTCCTGAAACGACGACAATTCAAGAAAAAATGACTCAAAATCCAGCTCGACCGTCCCATACATTAAACAGCCAGGGATCAACGCAACGGAATGTgagtggaaggaaaattacCCTTCCCGTTAAGACGAATGAATCAACGGCACGAGCACCGATACCCAGATCTAGACTAAACTCCGTCGCTGTTGAACGTTTCAACCGAACACCGCCGACAATGCTTCAGGTAGACGAGCACGAGGACGATGTAGTTTTGctcgatgacgacgatgatgacgatgaggtGGACAATGGTACAGCGAAGACATCTTCGTCAACCGAAATTGTCCCACGTTTGATACATACGGCTTCCAGTGTTTTGAGCGGCATTGGTGCTCAAGCGCCCGGACAGAAGACTTTGCTCAGTAAAGAGCAGTTACGTTTGATATCTCGCAAGTTGGATCTTAAGAAAACGGGTCAGCAGGATGGCTACAATTACAACAGTGCAGAAGGTGTGCTGAAAATTAGCCGCTCTTTGTTAAACACTCTCCAGCGGGATGGGATATTAAACCAATCAGTTGGTAACGACCTGTCTAGCAATGGAAACGTCACGGCCGGTTCGAATTCCAGATCGGTCAGTGCCacttctgctgttgctgctaacCCATCAACCGCCATCGCCATGCCTCGAATGAAAGTTGTACCGCGGGTATCAACTGTTTCGGCTAATAGGCCATCATCCAACAGTGGTGGAACCGATATCAGCATCACAGCACAATCCGGTACTTCGGGCACAAATACTGGTATCAATTTGAAGTACCTGAGCGAAGAGCAAAAGGATCGAAAAATCTTATTGCAACCGCACACAAGGGGTGTACTGGAATCGAAAATTCCCGGACTTGGACTGGTGGAAGCCGTACGGTTCAACAACCAAGAGGTGATCATTAACTTGAAGGAGCTCACGATAAAGAAGCAGCTGGTGAGCGTTCCAAACCTCGAGGCCGCAGTCACGTTACTGAATCA GTTTATCCAGCGTAATACGTATGCATTTAAGCCACTGAACCTAACCATAAAATGGCAGTTCAAGGAGCGAATAATTCCGCTGAAACCAGAGGAAAAATTGACCAACATCATCAGCCAGTGTTGC ATTATCACGCCATATGGATTGGTTAACTTATTCAAGCTGGAGCAGATAGAAATGCTGGGACATACTGCACCAACATTGTTGGATGATGTTTTGATCCTGAAGCTATCCGTGCTGTGCCTGGACAAGAAGACCTACGACGAGGAGAAGTGTTATGAGTACGAGGATAAAATATACGAAAAG GCCTTGGAGACTATAAAATCGTTAGAGAAAAAGCGAAGCCATTTGGTGCGACAGGTTGgtaacttaggccaactggtgAAAGCCAACAAGAGGAAGCTGAGAGATCTTAAGCAGGCTTCTACGTCGACGGAACCAAACCATGCAGCAACGGGAGGCAGTCAGGAATCTGTGATTGTAATTGATGACGATTAA